The Coffea arabica cultivar ET-39 chromosome 6e, Coffea Arabica ET-39 HiFi, whole genome shotgun sequence genome contains the following window.
TGTGCTGAAAGAtgcaattaaaatattttagcCAGAAAACAAGCTATTGCAATGTCATGAAAACACTAAATCTTCTTTCTCGTCGTACAGGCAATACACATAAGTGTGATAGTCTAGGAGAAATgtccaaaaaaacaaaacaatactACAGAGACGGTCCAAAGCAGCTTTGTACAGATAAAGAAATTACTTTTGAATAAGCAACAAAGGGacaaaagtcaagaaaaatccttcaatatatcaaatatattaCCAAAATGGAAAAGCTGAATCATAAAGAAATCCTTCCAATACACAAAAACAAGATacttcaagaaaaagaaatgcatgTTAAGATTATCTTCCTAGTCCTGCTATTAACCTTCCAACTTGAAGTAAGCAGGAAATGTTGGAGGTGGCCTACTCATCTCATGTACCAAAATGAAAGGAAGTTTGACACATCTGGGATGATCTCTAGCATCATCCTCATGTGTGATTCTCTTGTCCACAAAAAGAATTATCAATACAATGATAAAAActtaagacaagaaaacaaactcaGCATAGGGATTTACTTCCAATATACATGGTGCAAACAAATCAAAGAAGGATGCCCGTCTATATACAGCATCCATAGAAGCTGTCTGAAATCCTTATAGACCTTGAATGAATTACTAGGTGAAAGTCCAGATAGCTTATGTATATTTTTCTTTAGAGCAACAGCACATACAATTTATGGCCATAGCTCTGAAGATATTGCTATGTCAAATTGATCAATCTGACAGGGAAGTAGCATGGGAAGTCCACTGCACAGATGGAGATAAAAAGAAGGCTCTGATTAATGACTTCATTCAAGCTGTGATGAAGAACTGAAATTTATTTTGACCATTCTTAGGACAATCAGTGAATTAGAAACAAATACTCAGCCACATTGAATAACTAATTGGTTCAAAAAATATCAGTTCACTTAAACTAAGAAAACTGATCCAGCTGACTTCATTTGAAGGTTCTTATTCTTAGGTAACAGAATATAAACCCTATCTTACTATTTACTAGGAAAAATCCTCTCAAATATGAACCCGCACCATGCAGGTCTCAAGCCTTGTAAGGTGCTTGAAGTTTGTTCCAAATAGTAGCAAAAAAACATGCTACCGAAGTAAGTCTATTAAGGGGGACAAGCGACAATAACCTGCGGTATTTGCAGAGCACAAGTTCAAATTTTCTGGAACCCATTAACCTCATAGCCTCTAGCATCCCATCATCATAGTGATAGCGCTTCCAAACAATTATGCAAAAAGAAGAAGACATACCACATCTGTCTCATGGACAGAATCAAGGTTCAATAAAAAGTGCACATAAATATTCTCAATTGAGTTGTTTCGGCTTAACCTAATCATAGCTAAAAAAACCTATAGAAGCTTCTCTAAGCAAGGATCTAATACATGAACTTGCCTAAATGAATGCACATTGTTTAACTAAATAAATTGGAAAAAGTGTCGCAATTAGGAGATCTTCATTGCAGAAGAACTTACAGTTTAACTAAATTTGATAGATTTCCATAAGAAGCAGGAATTTCAGCACCACTGAAATTGTTGTTATCAAGTTGACTGCAAGAACaaagcaaaaaaataaatagatgtAGATGTGTTAGTgcacaaatcagtccatcacaTGACAAGTAATACAATCAGAGTACATTACTACAGAACTAGAAAGCGGACTAAGAAACCTATGCATGCCTGCTATCACTGAAAAAGAAAGCTTACAGGTCAATGTTAAGAATATGGCACGTTGGAAAAGTCAGGAAATTATTTTGATTAAGGATGACATGATAATAGAAGGAGTgtctatcttttccttttcctccttAAGGAGGAGGTCTTTGAGAGATACATCTTCTGATCAGAGCTGCATCTAGCACATAACATGATCTGAGGTGACCTCAAGGCTAACAGTGTTGGATGCATTATGGTTCAACTAATGCCATGCATAATAAAGTTCAGAAAATAAAGAATTCAAGTAACACAAATAAGATGCCAATACTTTTAAGGGCATGAGTATCATTTTGAATATGGCATTTACATCGGATGGTGGAAACTCACAGTATGGACAATTgcggaaaagtggaaaactctGAAGGAAGATACCCTGATAGGTGATTATTGTCCAAAAGCCTGTAGAAATTAAACAAGTCCATTAAGAGCAAATTTTAGCAGACAGATTATACTCTGTCcaacacagagagagagagagagagagagtattgACGCACAAGTGAACAACTGTTGTCAAGTTAGAAAGTTCAGGAGGGATTTGACCACTGAGCGAGTTATTGTTGAAGTGACTGCACACGTCAGATGTATGCAAGTTACTAACAAAGATGAAGAGCCAAACATATTGGTTTCAAGATACAAATAGGTAAGAAGCGCTCACATGTGTTTAATTCGATGCAGATTTGAAAAAGATTTTGGTATTGACCCAGATAACTGGTTTTCGTCTATCTGGAACCTATCCAGATTTGATAGATAGCCAAGCTCATCTGGCAAAGAACCTGATAATTTGTTTCCATTCAGGAGCCTGCAGTAACAACATACTTTCATCAAATTAGGGGGGCACCCATTCATCTGACACTGCCCTACCTATACTTGAAGAACCAGTTGATTATGCACCAAAGGGATCATACATTTTCAGAACATCAGTAAAACCGTGATACCATGCACGTCTTCTAACAGACAAGAAAGAAGCTCGAAGGTGCAAGGTCCAAGCTAGATTTTGGCAGCTAGGTTTTAGTCGAACTATGACTTAGAAGGTTCTGCTAGGGAATGGGAAGTATCATTTTACTCTCTGCAATTTACGTGTAATTAATATTAACATGAAGAATAACTGAGCATCTACTCAAAGTATCATTGAGAGCAGCAGCTACAAACATTTCACACAGGTAAAGCCAAATCAAATAATCCAAGctgaaactgaaaatttcagttttctgAACACAGTCAAATTAGTTGCTACCTGCTGCCTAAGTTTCTGGGCACCAAACTCAAATGCATGAAAAGCAGAGTACACGTGTCTAGTATGAAGAGGCAAAGCAAATGTTGTAAGGGAAGACGATCAAAGTAGTTTTTTTAGAGGAAGCATCCGAAGTCAGGACTCACAGAAGTCTCAGCGACGCAATATTTCCAATCTCCTTAGGTATGCTGCCAGTCAGGTGATTCCACATAAAGTTTCTTCAGACCAAGGGAGAAAAGTAAAGTGAAGCGTTAGACTATGCAGAAAGTTTGGGAATCTAGAGCGGAATTTGCAAGACTTAACAGATGTAACAAAGCAAAACTGCCACTCACAAGATGTGAAGTTGAGATAATTGACCAAGCTGAGGGGCTAAAGTTCCAGAGAGATTCCTATTCATTAGGAGGCTGCATTAGAAGGAGAGCCCAGTTGAAGGTTGCAAGAAATAGTGTACCAAAAATAGGAACTAGTAgcgagaaagaaaaaagaaaaaaacatacAGCACCGTGACATGAAAGTACCCATCTGCTCCAAATGCATCAAAACATAGAACTCCGGTCCAGTTTGTTATGCATGGATCTCCTTTCCTCCAATTCTCGAGAACATTGTTGGTATCAATTAGATTGGTGGCGATAGCATGCAAGGCCGAGACTGCAACGATAAAGAGATCAACGTAATGCCCAAGAAATGAGAATTTAAATCTCGCATAAGTTTACCTTCAGAGGGATGAGTACGTTGGGCAAGCGCAAGCAGGCCGGgggagcagcagcagcagcaatacAGCGACACAGCAAACACTATTGATACTAGCATACTAGTAGTACAGATACAAGATGGCATCATATCACGGTCTGCAAAGACTttctttcttaaaaaaaaaaaaaaaatagtaagtgCTATCCAATTAATAAGTAGAAGAAGGGCAGTAGGAAAAAGAGCAATTCGTGGTCTCCGTCTCAATACTAGCGTGAATCAGTAAATAGTAATAGGTCAATAGGAAAAAGCTCAATATACAAGTACCGCAGTCAATCAGTAATAGCGCAATACTACTAGTAACAGGGTAAAGGAAAGTaatccgatccgatccgatcAAATTTAGTATTAGGAATGGCGTGATGGGAAGAAGGAAAACCTGAGCTTATATTGGCAACTTGTTCAATGTTGGTAGCAGCACTACTAGTAGCTAAGAGCCTTAGCTTAGAAGGAGGAGGCAGCAGGTAGAAGAGAACAACATAAAATGGAAGGAAGCAGAAAGTCAGAGCAGCCAGCGCTCTGATTCTGGGGGGTGGAGCAAATAAGAGTAAGAGCATTATTATAATACTGCTACTACTCAtacttaaaaaattttcattcaaaataaaattcCGACAGCATAGAGTGATAATGATGATTAATCACCAGAGCAGCAGCAGTTAAActtatcaaaaaaattttttttttttttaaaaaaaaaggataaaaaagaaaggaaaaaagcatACCAGGAGGCGAGGCTGAGTTCGTAACTGGGAAAAACAAGGAGGGCAGAATGAATTTGAGATAGAAACTGTGTGTGAATGGCGATGATATTTTGGGGAATGGGGAAGGACGGGGTTTATTTGATGCggaaaacccaaaaaaataaaaaaagaaaggaatgtTATTTTCATTGggagtattttcttttttttgtccaAGCTAAtaatagaaaagcaaaagtcaaaCCGCCGTGGCTGGAGTGGGCAACTAACAGCGTCCACAGGCGGCGGTGGATAGGATAGGATAGTGGGGGTGTGAAGTGTGAAATGGATGGGCTGAACTGAACAACGGTGTCATTGGACGATGATGAGATGATGACTATTATTGGACGACGAGGACCACAACCATGACGACGACCAAGGCCTGCAAATCTGAGGTGAGgtgttttttttaaatattttactacagcaatttttcaaaaattaccgatgttgtttggattgctgctgCGTATGATAAACTcgttattaaaataaaaaaaaaaaaaaaaaagctatccACTTGGATTGAcctatatttaaaaaataactattttttctttttctattaaaTCACTTTCAAGCTACAAGCTGCCTGTATTTTCAGAGAGATGAACAGGCGTGCGTCATTAAATTTCCACATGATTACAGTAGCATTATTGTCTTGGGAGAGAGATTCTGATTTTTGTTGAGAAATGAAGAACATAACTTCCATAAGAAAAAACCAGCAGCATGGACATGGCCATTCATACGAGTCTTCCACAAAAACAGAGTATAAATTCCAGACGGAGCCGAATCATTATTTAGTGTTGCACAAAATCGAAAACTTGACAATGAAAATAGCTTGAAGGTTCCCTAGacactttactatttgaggatgctcacctcggccatCCTGCGTGTCCGAGGTGAACTCACCTCGTCCCTTATCAGAGCTCATCCGTATCTTGGGCATAACCCCTGAGCTCGGCCACTTCCCTAGCCTATCGTGTAGGTGACCTCGGCACCACCCACTTCGGCCGCACGCTGATGAGGTCACGGCCCCTGACATCACCCAGGTccagtgctttatctgaaaagcactggagACTCTTAATGGAACCTGCTCAATACTCTCCGTCATCACACTCaggcggctacagtgtcagagtcaggCCTCCTGACACGGGACAGAGCCGTAATGACCAGAGAATGGGTCCCACCAGCATGAGCTCTCCGCTCTGTCCTCTACCCTCCTATAAATACCCCACATACACTCCTAGCAAGTAAGCATACACTGTTCATTTGCTCATACTCTAGCATGtttctcgttctcatactaacttgatcgtcggagtgatcccaggggagaagccccgccattCACTTCGGACAAGGAGGTTGACTTCGGATCCAGGAGTTCACCTCACCTCATCTCAGAGAGGACTGATTCAGGTCGGTTCAGCTACCAACCAAAAATCGCCTCTtcactattaaaaaaaattctggtgtTCGATCAATTTTGCCCTCTTCCATCATCAGCATTAATGATTAAATTCGACGGAAGTCCTTAAATGTGACACTTATTTTAGTTGAGGAGTTTATTTACAACAATATATTATTGAGGGACCAAAAGAGTGAGATTATAATAGTTTAGGGGCCGAACAAATAGTTTCCTCCTTTTTCATTAATCACCGCAGCTCTAATCGAGCCCTAATATTTGGAATAACCTTCCATgaaatttctaacaatttcatttGTCCCTCTTCGACTTTTAGAATTCTCACATACCAGAAAATTTGAACCCATATTATGCGGCGAAGTGGCTATTATATCCTTAGTGTCTAGTGATAACCTTTTCTCTTCCACGCCCTTTTCCCGTGCGAATTTCAATCCATAATACTACTACATTTGACCATAATACATGTTTAATCACATGCCGTGTTCATCCTTCACCTGTTctatccaacttaattctgtaGCGGCAAAGAGGGGGTAAATTCAACGAGGCTTAATGGTCGGAATCACGCCACTGATGACTGACCAGGTCACTTCCATGGAGGACAAGAGAGGTGAGGGTCCTTCTGTTCCGGATGCTGACTGAGCAGCCTTCTGTTTCCCTTAGTGTTCCTGCTTCCGTGTCACATTCTGAGcttatatagagagagagagatactAATATATTTTTAACCAACACATGAGCTGATTGACCAGAGTTGGACTCTGCCTATATATAGATCTAGTTTCGGGCAATGCGgtcattttttattcatttcacgGGAGGGATTGAGTAACTTTAACTGATTTTTTAAACcaccaaacaaataaacaagaagagaaagagagagagaaaaaaaaaagaaaaagaaagaggcaaTGAAGTTGTCGTCAGAACTTAATGGATATCACATAACCATTTATCATAAAGCATAGTTCTGAAATTGATATAAGGAAAACCTTTTCCAAATATAGTATATGCTATTATCCGCCTGAGAGGTTGTAGAATTTTGACCAGACAGGTTGCCTATCTCCATTGGCGGCGTGCTGTCACTCGTATTGTTCCACATGAAATAAAATCCCtggcaagaaaaagaaagccgTCTTGTaacttcaacaaaaaaaaagacgaACTTGGAATCTGGATCCCAATCCGAGTCGTTTGGGATCgaacttccttttttctttttcttttttaatcctCAACAACCCTCCCTTCTTCACTTGCTCACTTGCATGCCTTCTTACCTCGTCTCACTTCGATCGATTTATTTACCACCCAGTAAATCTATTTAACTCTTTTTGTATTGGCGGTCGAAGAAAGAGTGATGATAAATCACTGCCGGTAAGTTGTTAAATAATGGAGTAACTTTCTTACTTTTGATACAAAGAGAGGTACTCAAAAACGGAAAATCGAGCCATGGCACTAGTAAAATAGGAATGTCTCGTTTcagtttcaaaaaataatttttttttttgaggtttcATTTGTTAAAGACTTTAATTTCCAATCTCAAAACGTTTTCTTGACTATTTAGTTGTATATTTGGACATGATAGTCCTAGTCTGGGTGTGCATGCACACCTAATATCATTTCAAATATTATTCAGCTTATACTTTTACCAGCCCATCTTTCTTGTCTTTTAAATCACTTTTTTGTAATCTcacacatacatcacattacaaggaaaaaaaaaattctacaaaaattgCCGCAACAACTATTCCAAAAAATACTCTCTTCCCTTCTAAAAATACGTGATTTACATGCCACTTAACCACTCATTGATTCAGGTTCCTTGCAATTGCATATCAACTTTTGAGCATGCAACTCGAAAGCAGTAAAAACTCAAAGCCTCCCGGGCCAATTGTCTAATTTAATGTTTCTCTTAAATAGAAACAATGCCCGGTCAATCTGCAGATACTCATCCAACCCTAGTCTGCTGTTTGCCAACAAAGACAACTTACGCAGCCCAAAGGGTATACCAAAATAACATCGCAATCATCCTAATTTTTGTATTCCAACAGCATCCTCACTTGGTCTAACCTGAAAATACATCCACTACAAGCAACACTTCTTAATTACCACAATATAACCTTGTCACCCCAATTTCCAAGGAAATCATTAAAAGAGTGTTGCAATTTCATGATGTTATCAACGCTTAAACATGCTAAACTGCAAGAGGCTCAAACAACTTGCATTAAGAATTGGGAAGCAAAGGATCATAAACCGATCAATTGTCATCACAAATATCGGTTTTCTAGTATACATTTGCATCCAGAAAGACCTAGTCAACCATCACATGTTGAAGACGCTATGAGCTATGCGAGTGTTGCTTGACTCGAATTAATACCTGGGGTACCAAAACATGCCTTTGATGCCTTCTGGGTCTGCCTCAAAACCTAAATTTTCATAGAATTCCACCACTGCAATTTCGAAATCAAGGCCAAAATTGagtggagaaaaaaaaaactttagctTGAATTTCTCACAAAAAAGGTTTTGGGATTAAAAATGCATCTCCTGTTGTCCCTATCCTTAACTGATAAGATGAGAAAGCTTCAAGAGAATGAATAAATCCTTTAAAAATTGACCATTTAAAAATGGACATGACAAATAAGAGTTGATCATAACTAACACAACAAAAATTGCAATAAGCCATCAATTATTTGTTGTGATAGACCAAGAATACAGTTCTTGTTACCATATATACCTTGACTATCCGCAAAGAGTGTTATATTTCCAATGTCCCTCTGCAGAAGAGTCCTAATAAGCTTTTCGATAAGAGCTTTTCCAAGTCCCTGACCCTGTTCAAAAAATGAAAGAGTGAGCAGATAGTCGGCACAAGTTGAAAACAGCATAGGCAGTCAATTAAATCCTGTCTTGGGTCATATTTTACTTTACCAAGTACCCAGCTTAATAGCCTAGGTTTTTGTTTTGTGGATCCATGATAGgttttaatatattcagacACCCAATCAAAATCAACTGTGCAGCAACGAGCAAGTAACCAATAACACCAATAATCCCAAAATTCATCTAGGGACAAAGACCAAAGTTGACTAAACCATCATGTCTATGGGCTTCTTGTATTTACTGCTTGCTAAACACGTACAGTCCATGCATGCTTTAAAAAAATGATTCTCAGGATCAATAAATCCCAGCCAGCACCTACTTTTGAGTATCTAAACTGTGTAATATGCAAGCTATTGTTTCTGTTTCACTTGCAAGCGTGAAATGTCAATGTTATCCAAGTTCAGATCCAGTATGTTTCTCCATCCAATACTAACGCTTCATACCTGATAGGAAGGATCAACAAGAACATCCCAAATTGTTGCATTGAAAGCATGATCTGACGTAGCCCTGGCCATGCCTATGAGCTTCTTGTCGGCACTCCCTTCTGCCAAGTCACTTGCCCAAGTACACTAAGATGTTCGTCACTTAAAAATAAGCATTATACAAGTTATACAACGATTACAAGAGAGCCATCTTCAAATGGATGAAGTGAAATCCAAATAAGTTTCCAGTCTACTGCATACCTTCTCCGGCAGATTTCCTTATGGAATGCAATGCTGCTACTGTGTAGCTGTTTCTTAGAGCAGCAGCTAGCTTTGACAATGGTCTCCGGGGCCAACCAACCTGCCAGAAGAACTCCCAAGGTGCATGTCAAGTATAACAATTTTCTCTTTGTGCAGACTGCAGATCAAGTTCTGACAGAAAAAATTAGTATAACTCATATCATATGTaaaccatggttcaaagtcttGGCTGAGTCATAAACAGAATGGTACTTGCCACTCTGATATCAACATACAGTTCCATTATCCACTTCAGTTTGAAGGATAAGACTTGTTTTTTCAGTTTTTGATGTCCTTGGACTCGTTAAAAGCGGAAGAACTATTTGAAAGTGGATTTTAAACATAAGATTGATAAGTTTCGCCTCTCCAGTAGCACTCCTTCATGATGAAGCCAAAAGCCAAGAGTCTAAAGGGagtgcttaaaaaaaaaaaaaaacaaccacTAATGAAGTTTTCTGTTGTTTCTGGTCATGCCACCATGGTAAACAGTAAAATAGGCGTATTAATTTCttcagaaaaataaataaataaataaaaccacaGGGTGGCCAGCAATTTAGCTCAAAACCAAGGCAGCATTTCATATTCCAGCAACTGATGTTCAAGAGAGCTGCAGAAGGGTTTTCCCCGCTGTACAAACTATATATAAGTAGGTGTCTAATTATACCAAAGATAGCTCTGATGAGGAAATGTTGATCTATATCAAATTTTACACTTAAAAAACCATAAAGACATGAGTGCATGAACAACGAGAACATGAACAGGTTAGGTACCTTATCGCACAGAGCTTGGAGATCATAGACATCAACATCTCCACCTGAAGAATACACGATCTGTTCAACCACTCCATCAGGTAGGGTT
Protein-coding sequences here:
- the LOC113694694 gene encoding histone acetyltransferase TAP1-like isoform X2, encoding MKIGNVLSPPPASLRAAAAAAAHCRYPYGPWPHHPILAVSHNHITAFMQQQQLPARHDKMENRLPLSPHHILHAGCRNAKVSRLKAAFWESIRSGFMKNNTIQVTESPSTIQEEEEMLPDEFVLVEKTLPDGVVEQIVYSSGGDVDVYDLQALCDKVGWPRRPLSKLAAALRNSYTVAALHSIRKSAGEEGSADKKLIGMARATSDHAFNATIWDVLVDPSYQGQGLGKALIEKLIRTLLQRDIGNITLFADSQGILFHVEQYE
- the LOC113694694 gene encoding histone acetyltransferase TAP1-like isoform X1; translation: MKIGNVLSPPPASLRAAAAAAAHCRYPYGPWPHHPILAVSHNHITAFMQQQQLPARHDKMENRLPLSPHHILHAGCRNAKVSRLKAAFWESIRSGFMKNNTIQVTESPSTIQEEEEMLPDEFVLVEKTLPDGVVEQIVYSSGGDVDVYDLQALCDKVGWPRRPLSKLAAALRNSYTVAALHSIRKSAGEEGSADKKLIGMARATSDHAFNATIWDVLVDPSYQGQGLGKALIEKLIRTLLQRDIGNITLFADSQVVEFYENLGFEADPEGIKGMFWYPRY